tCAGCAGCTTTTGGACTTGGATTAGAACCTTCGGATCACATTTGGACGATGGCGTTTTGGCTACAAATGGGTTTCCTGATGGCCAGCCTAACGTCTTCAGTGGTGAGAGGGCGAGTAGAAAATGAGCTGTCTCCAGAGTGCAGAGAATTCCTCTTCATGAGAACCCCACCGAAAGGCCTGGAGCTCCCCTCCATCAAGTACATCTGTCAGTTTCACAACAAGAAGCCGCGCTACGTGACTCTGTACAGCACGGAGGATCACATTCCCATCTACTCCGCCTACACCTTTAAGCACTCGGATGGGGAGACGTGTGTGGATGTTCCCTGGATGTATGAGCCACAGGTAAGgaaaactaaaacactgaatCAAGAagccactattttgctttttgaaaatgtttaaaacatgccaCTTGATATGTATTAATTTTAAGCTTAATGTCTTCTTTGcttattcttctttttcttttttttacacagttgtCCACTTCTTTTGACACAGACGAGATGCAGCCCTTTCCACGCGGTTACATGCACATGAACTTTGAAGACGCACAAGCGATTCTGGACGACTACACCAACGCCATACACTACGAGCGAGGGACCCTGAACCCGGACGAGCATCAGAACGAACTCGACGACAAGGCCTCCACTTACACCCTCACCAACGTCGTCCCCTTGGTGCCCGACTTCAACGACAGGATCTGGAATAAACAGGAGCACATCGTCCGCAAACGGCTTAACAACTACTGCCGCGGGAAGGCCTACATAGTGACCGGGATCACCAAGTCAGGGAAGATGATCCGCAGGGAAAACATGAACCGTATCGCAGTCCCCAACTACCTGTGGTCGGCTTACTGCTGCGTGGACTATGACCACAACACTCCTTATACGGAGCGATACAAGTTCCCGTCTTTTGCTCACTACGCCCTCAATGAGGACGAGAACAACGAGATAGTAGAGACCTCCGTCCCAAAGCTCCAGGAGTTTCTCAAAAAGACGTTTGCGAACCAgaactttcagatttttgaagGGGACTGCAATCCCCAGTCCTCCATGAAAAgtgattaagaaaaatattttgaaatgattgtaaatttgaataaataaagctCCACTGTCTCCAAATCTCTTAATATACTCTGACAGCTTACCAGACTAAAATATAAGCAAATAAACGGAATTTAATCATGAACTACATCaatatgtgtgtttgttctaCACACATATTAATTCTTGATATAATATGTGAAAGTGGTTGCAGAACtttcattttctaattaaagttcctcaagaaaaaacaaggaagaaaatGACCGACAAGACAAGTTAGGAGTTATGTTCATGGAATAGATCAAACCATTCTGAATCATAACTCAATAAGGTTCCTCAAATTCTCacttaataaaaacagagcatAAAAGTGAAGTATGAGATCTGTTCTACTTTTGCACTTCTACAGCTCATTAATCAGCAAAATGACACCTACCAGAGAAggataataaaaagaaatatttaagcaTGCATCATAAAAGAAGAGCAAACGTCTCTGACCTATAAAGAAAACTTTACTAAGCATTTGTCTTACCTGTTTGAGTGTCTACCTGTTTTCAAAGGTTATTTTCTTGTCATGTTCAGGACTTAGAATTTTTTTAGCATGATTTTATCTAATTAACAACCGCTCAGTAACTGCATCGGTACGTTATGTTGTAATAAACCGTTCAATCAGcctgtctgtctttcttttcaaacatgaagtaaaacaaaaccactGTCAGTTTCCCTGCTGGATGTGGATTTCTGTGAATAGATGTCGGTAGCTTGTATTGGCAAAACACTTTTCCATTACAGCAGGTTTGTCGCTTTTGAAAACCAGTTTGATAAAAGCTAGTTCCATAAACGTTTTCTACCTTTCAAGAGCAAAGGTCAACAGTTTGGTTGCGAAAGCTCAAGGAGTTCTGATTTATTGATCTCATCTCATTCATGCTGGTAATATTGAAATATTGGATCAGGAAATAATGTTTTCAACTGCAGACAACATTGGTCAAAGACGCTGCATAGAACTCGGAGCAATGTATAACTCTACGATGAGGCatataaacaataaaccaacaaaaatttaataaataaaatagaaaaacagctAGAAGCTgagaaaccttttgttttttcagtgctAATTAAATCTCTCATgaatattaaagtttttcaaccattattttaaaatttaattaaaatgaaacctGGTTGTAAACATGgctttttcagaattttgaaaaatgtctattttatttacaaaatgtatgGTTCTACATAAAGTTCCTGTTATGCCATTTAGATCATTAATCCATCATCAATACAGATGAATGAATCTTAAACACATCACAATGTTCATGTTGTAAGACTAGAAATATTGCATAATAAGGTCTTATCAAAAAGGTTACAACTATAGATATGAGATTAAACCTGTGAAATGTTGGAAATTCAATACACTTAACCTTAAAAAAAGACGTCTACTCTAAACACAGGTATCCTTAGATCAACATTATGACTTAGTTgtgttgttgctctttttatCCATTGATTTTTGTTGAACCTTTTGATAAAGTGTTATTTGAAATTTGAGTGAAGGTCTTAAAATGAGTTTATACAGATTGGAGAGTGAAAGTCATCAAGCTGCTGAACAGTAAAGTCAGAAGTATATGAAACCTATAATTTGTAAAAGCATTATCAGAATTTCCAGCTCAGTCAAATGGCTGTTCAGTTCCAGCATAAAATGGAAGAAGTTTGTCCATTTAGGTGAAGTCTTGCTAATCATGTGATGTGACAAGAAAGACCTATTTTGAGCAATGGTTTTATATTCTCACAACTAGCTTTCCTTCTTTTAAAAAGGTCTTCATCtataaaaactattcaaaagggatacatatttttgtgcactggttgcattttttccagtttatcaGTATTAATTTTCTCTGAGGATGTTGTTCCATCGCTCACGTGAAGATCGATTACACTTTAATTCCATTTAGGTTTCTAGTGAAATTCAACTCAAATGCAAATGATGGACTGAACCCATTATTATTACACTTCTATGCATGCTACTATGTCATGTCAGCAATGTGGAAAAGAGGCATGATAAAATGCTCTCCGTGTCTGATAACATTCATTGCCTTCATACAGCTACACTTGTGGCAATTTGAATATATGGAAAGACTTCACAATGGGAGATCAGTTGAAAGCACAGATGAGCCAGGAAGGGAAATGTTGAGTTTGATAGAGCTGAAACCGAGGCTGTACCTTTTAGACGTAGATGACTTGCAGCCTTTTTCACCAGGAGGATCACAAAGATCTACaggagcagagaaaaacaagctgcagagaTGAGAGCGACATCTGCAAACCGTGCCGTTTCCCTGACAGCTGTTGTGATGGTGCTAACCTCGGTGGTGCTGCAGGGAGTCCAAGCAGGAGTAGTAAGTGACTTCAGCCATGCAGAGCGCTGCAAGGACTCCCTGTATATGGGAACCCCACCGAGAGGTTATCTCAGCAACGCCTTTAAGAAGATCTGCCAGAGGTACGAGGATAAACCTCGCTACGCCACAGTGTATGACCCCCGCAGACACATCCCCATCTTCTCTGCGTACACGTTCAAGAAGTCAGACGGGGAGAAGAAGGTGGACTTTCCCTGGATGTTTGAGCCTCAGGTGAGTTTAATTCATTCTACAACAAACTGCTGTTTTAGTACTTAAATTTGAgatagtttttaattaaaatgtgattgtAGATCCTTTAGCAGGGGATCGTTTGCATTTTGTAGACACTTAATGGTCATGAAGAACTATTACTTAGGCCAGCTTGAAATAAGCTGCCTTGCTGAGTACAGGATAAGTCTCAATGACAGAGTGTCACTAATACCACATCTACAAATCTATCTTTCTGAGTTTGtggtttaatttttcttgtGTCAACAGTTGGCATCAGAGAAGAGTAGCAGCAACATGGAGCCTTTCCCCCAGTCTACAAGTATGCACATGAACTTCGAGGACACCCAGGCTGTCCTCGAAGATTACGCCGACGTTGTTCAGTACGAACGCGGACAACTAAACCCCGACGAGCACCAAGCAGACCCTCTGGACAAAGCCTCCACCTACAGCTTGACAAACGTGGTTCCTCAGATAAGGGAGTTCAACCTGGGCCCTTGGGCCGAACACCAGGACATCATCCGCAAACGACTCAATAACTACTGCAGAGGAAAGGCCTACGTTATCACCGGGGTCACCACCTCTGGACACACGATCCGCCGCAACAACATGGACCGGGTGGCCGTGCCGGAGTACATGTGGTCGGCTTACTGCTGCACGGAGTTTGACCAGAACGCACCGTACTTTGTGCGCTACAAGTTCCCTGTGTTTGGGGCATACGGGCTGAACGACCGCGTCAACAACCAGATGGTGGAAGTTCCCCTGAAGAACCTGGAGAAGTTCCTCAAAGGGAGGATGGACGTGGACAAGAACTTCCAGATATTCTATAACGACTGTGTTCCAGATAACTAAGGAAGTTGATGTAATAGTAGCTTTTAAGtgtattaatttaaaagttaattttaagaATAAGTCAGAGATTGACATACCTGGAATTTAACGGTTTGAGAAACTCTATCCCATATTAgagaaattttaatttgatgttttacttAGTAATATATATTCGGTTTATCCTAATTCTTTGACCAAATAAATGatagaaatgtgtaaaagttgtCAAAGACAAGTCTTTATATTTGAGAACAGCATAATAACAAAGAATTGTCATACTTTTAattcaacaatatttatttcaattctaATAAAGATCCAATGTCTACCCAAAATGTTGGAGATTATTATTTGGGCTATGATTACAATGTGTACTGTAAATGAATTCACATGATACAGACAGTTTTGATTTTGAAGAAGGAAATTAACTTCTTAAATAATTGTCTGTAGATGGTGTGTGACAGGAACGTATTGGTACAGACTTATCAGATACTTTCACACTtcaaccactagatggcactcATGTTACAACATTCTGCCCACTGGAACAATATCAGTTTATTGGTACAAAGGCATTTGCACTTGAGGTCTCATATTTCCTTCGTAGCAGTCTGAGGCAAACAGAGGTTATAAAACGAGGACTGATCCAGAGATGAGACTCGTTTCCAAGCCACCCACCCTCTCTTCTGCAGCTCTGTCTTCTCCAGTTGTCTCCCATAGTAGTGAGGATCAACAACAAGCAAATAGCTCCCTTTGTCCCCAGTACAAACTCCTAATATGCCTTTAGAGGAATTGTCCCTGTCTCCTCCCATCATGACAGGAGAACCGTGCTTTTCAAAGTGTTGATGGAGCTCCTCTGCTGCAACCTGTTCCAGCTCTGCCCCTCCGCCTCTAACATGCACCACCTTACAGGGAACATCACAGAAGTAGTCCAGCACCAGGGAGGCTTCAAATGTCCCTATCCACTCCCTGGAGCCTGAGAAGGAGCCTGGCTTGTCCCCCATTGTCACCAAGGCTTGCTGGATCTGTGGTAGGCTTGGAGCGATTCTGTTCTGGTTTTGAACTGGGGACCTGTTCAGGTAAATCCACGAAGCCATGGTTTGAATGGTTCGGTATCCACAGCCCCAGCCTCTGTCATCCTGTCCATCACAGCCATAATGGAAGTACAGATAGTCTCCTTTAACCAGGGAACATTTCGCAGGGTCCGTCAGTGGATCTGGGAGCTCAGTGTGTACATTCTTTAATAAAGTTTCTATCTTCTGACAAATCTCCTCCTTTTCACAGGCACCCCAATCTATATTTTCGTTAGAAGCCATTGATATTGTCTCTgagtcaaatataaaaaaaatgtagtcgaaagacaagcaaataaaaacactcaccGGTCCAAACAGTTTTACTTCCGGGTTAGGATGGAACACTTCCTGTTGTGTACAGGAAAAATATGATGGCGGCCACATAAAGCAACGTTTTAGGTTGATTCTGTTCTCTGAAGGTAATTATGCTCTTACTATTGACAATTTATCGGTACGAAACTCGAAAATACAACGCTTAGGTAGTGAGTCAATgtggtttaatttaatttgagcCGTTAGTTCATCTCgattgaaatattttgtattttcagttgGACGCTGGTTTCTTTTCTAACAGAAAGTATACAATTAACGAGATAATATAAGACCTCCATTAACTGAACATGCAACTATCTGATAggtgaaaaacaagcaaaacgtAGCgcttttgctgcttctcttcttATATGTATACGGTGAAGTGGGTACGCATTATTTTCATCCGGTCAAATTATTCTAGCTgtttgaaataatctgttcaaCCTCCATAACTCGGGAACAAGTTAATTTACCAGCAAGCCTTTAACTGTGTTTATGCTTCACATCAAGGATAACAGATTCTGTAGATTTGggaacatttgatttttatttgccaaagttacGTGGGGGGAACCAAATCTTTCAGCTGCTTGAGataatctgttccccctccataacatgggaacaaattcaTCTCCCAGCTGGTCTTTAACTAGGTTTATTCCTCTCCTCGGTTCCCCTTACATAGtttatatatgtaataaaaaagtaggaaaaaaaagatttattttttagtgtTTGACATCCTGATCTAGAGGAAAATTggatcatttaaatttttgtattttatattcagtattcactgttttgtttgcttgttggTGTTTCAGTTGCTTCaattttatactttattttaaaatagttgcCTCCAAATTTGATCAATAAGTATACTCTTACCTCAAAATCTTAAATACTAACCACAGTTTTGTGTCATTATAACAGATGTATGTGAAATTGTAGCAGATACTTTAGTTTGGCAACTGTTACTAGTTTCCTTCTTACTCAAggtttaattttctattttaaatgacACCCACTTTTCAAATAAGTTTTTTGAACTAATTTGTTTTGATAATTGGTTTATGTTTTAATCAGCATGCCACATGTTCTTTCCATTAGCCTTCTTCTTCTGGATCTTCACTGTTCATTCAGAAACATGACTGAACCACGCAACCCCGGGATGTCCTCCGTCCCCCAGAGTAACCCCTCCCACACGGAGTCCAGCTCCCAAGCCGTAGAGATGGATCCAGTGGAGTACACCCTGAGGAAGCGTCTCCCCCGGAAACTTCCCAAGAGGCGGAACGACGTCTACGTTAACATGAAGACCGACTTCCGGGCTCAGCTGGCGCGCTGTCAGAAGCTGCTGGACGGTGGCGGTCACAGGGAGATCTGCGTCCACGGGTTGGGCCTCGCCATCAACAGAGCCATCAACATCGCCCTGCAGCTGCAGGCCAGCAGTCAGGGCGCTCTGCAGCTGGCAGCCAACACCTCCACAGTGGAGCTCATCGACGACCTGGAGCCCGAAGATCCCGACGAGGCGGGGGAGCCCATGACACGTACACGCAATAACTCAGCCATTCATATCAAAGTTTTCTATCCTGATCCCCAGTGACCTGAAGGTACTACCTGATGTATTTCTcttgttggacatttttttgtttggactCATGGTTTTAAGTGCAGGAGGGCATGCATGTGTTTACAAGTGAATCATATTGAAATCCTCCTATTTTCTACTTGTTTAATGTATTATATTTGCCTGATGAGGAGCAGAGGAAACACATGTAAACATGTACAACTACTGATATATTTCATTGTCCACTGGTTTGCATGTCTTTAaaaattcatagaaaaaaaaatttatctttCAAATGTTAAAGTGAGTGCTGTTACTGTTAATGTCCACTAGATGTCAGTGTTCAGCTCCAGTGAGTCTTTCAGCAGCTAAACTTCAATGAATCTAATTGGCAAAATGATCATTGTTTACATTATAGAGTTCAGCGAAGGGTCAGCGAGActtgaattgaatttatttgttgcttctcctttaaaacagatttctgttgTTTCCATGATCAAAACTGATCCACTTGAGATTCTGTAtttggtttaataaaataaaagttgcttGAAACTTCTTCAAATTCTATTCCTACATCAttggcagaaaagaaaaatacaggaTATATGTAAGATGTCCAATTCAAGGCAGAAGCATCATGAACTCGGTGTGTGCAATGTAAGGTGTTTGGATTTTAGCAGCAGGCCTCCACAGATAAATGAacagacttcctgttgtcgtaTTTTCATCTGTCCTCTCTTTACCCAAGAacaatattttgcatttaaatagtGGATTTTGCAGCGATGggacaaaacaatacaaaaaaacaggaaagaaaatagaCATGCATCCTCAAAAACAGCTTCCATTTGCACAGcaacatataaaaatacaggaaaataaacaaggaaGAATACTTAATTATTGTGAAACAGCTGAGCATCCCTTCAAGAGAGAAACCTACAATTCCCAGGGTTAGAAGATTGCATGTTTGAGGACATACGACaagagaaaggggaaaaaacaagtgTTAGCGTCAGtttctggaaaaatgtttgcaaatacaGCTCTACAGGATGTTAATTGTAAAATTTTCCAGGCAGTCTGGCTATCAGCATATGGAGCCAGGATGAGTGTTGGGGTTAGACAGAAACTGAAACACAGATAACGGTCCACAGTTCCCATGTAACCCACCCCAGTGACCTCTGGCTCTCACTCCACAACTATCAGCTTTGCATACCTCCAACAGGCCTGTGAGAGAAAACCCTGCAGTGTGACACAGACATTCAgatacaaactttaaaaaaaaaaagaggaagagcagCTTTATATGGCAAATCAAGAGTAAGTCTTTGCACGTGTGCAAAATTTCCAGTGTACAAAAAGTGAGCATGACAACGCGCTTGTTTAAACCTGTAAGAACCTGTTACACAAAGACAGTagcctaaaaatagaaaatctgtATAAATAGTTTctacacaataaaaatatttactgaccAATTCCAACAGACAAGACTAATATATATCTCTGAGGCATAGTTAAATAACAGTTGAAGGCATGTTGGTGAAGTCCCAATGTTGCTTCTTTGCAACCTAACAGTCCTATCAATATTTCCAGGGTGTTTCACTCTATTTTTCCAGTATGAACAGACAAACACACCAAAAGGTTCAGTCTCAACTCACACAACATTAACATCCACTAAAAAAGTGCAAGAGCGTGCCTGTAGAACAGCGATTGGAGCAGCGCTTTCCAAAGGCGTCTTCTTGGTAAAGGTTTGCTTCAACACGTCCACGAGACACATTTACATTCCATTGCGCAGTCGTCTCCAGTCCGTCCAAACCCTTGCTGGGTCGGTCCTTTCCCTCCAGATTCCTCCTTATAGTCGAGGACCCATCCCATGCTGCATCCAGCTGCCATTGCGCAGGTTAACACAGTCAAGTTTCTCCACTTGCCTTTGGAAACACAAAGTACTTTTGTCTTGGAGTGAGCCTGTCTCCTGATCAGCTGGCTTCTTGCTGACAAGCCTGTGCGTCCAAAAGAAGAAGGCGTACTTTGCCTCGCAGGAAATTGAGGTGAACTTGAAGCAGTTCTGTAGCTGTGGACACCCGCCATGTTCCCTCCGGTCCCACAGTACTAGCAGGTGGGGTATATTCCTGGAAACGAATACAAAGAAACATGATGCAACCCAAATACAGACAGCTCTTTCAGCTTACTCAGGCCAAAGAGTCATTTTCAAAGGCACTATTGTTTCTGCAGCAATCTAAAAACTGGCTGGCAGAGTTTTGTACGTCATCTTTTTAAAAGATGACCTGTTGTCTCATGATGTCCTTCAAGTTATccattgcatttgtttttacttttgacaAAACTTTCTTCATTACATCAATTAAAATAATAGGTCATGGTGGACCATGCTTATTGGGTTCTAcatctatttaaatctaattaatctaattaattaatGTATTGTATGTACGACTGAACCATGAGTTATACTTTTTTCCAAAAACTATGTTGACAGTTATGGGGGGACAAAACCCTGTTGCACAGATACACTAAGGACAAACCATCacgtgcaaacacacacacacatccgcAACCCAGAAAGACCAACTGACCTAACACACACTTTTTGGAACTGTGGAGAAAACTCATGCATGCACAGGAAGAAGATGCAAGCCTAAGggccaggattcaaacccaagACCTCCTTGATGAAAAGCAACAACACTAAcaactgctccactgtgcagcctcattttagaaactttagttttttctctgGAAGAAACTGGCATTCCAGATATCTGCCAAGGATAAAAAcgtgaaatgcaaaaaaaatttctcaCAGTCCACTAATGTGTTAAGAACCTTAAGAATTTATATACTTAAACCTAAATAATTTCTATACCACTCAGTGCCATTTAGTAGCCGACATGTACTCTGTTGACCTTCATTTGGAAAAATTACATCAAAGTACAAATGTCTGGACATGATGTACAGCATCAGATTTGGTGAAAACCAAAGAGTGCATGTTACTGGGGGTGGATGACTGACTCACTTTGCAGCTACATGACTTGCACACCTTGCAGGCAGTGAGTCAACAAACAACTTGATCATGTACCAAAGTATTTTAACATCAAATATGAGCCCATCTGTCAGACAGCCGAAGCTTGGACCAAACTGTGtcaacaggacaatgatctCAAACACTGCAGCAAATCTACAACAGAATGGCTATAAATGAAAAGAGTCAAGGTGTTgcaatggtccagtcaaagttcaaattCTCAAATCGACAGAAGTACTTTCCTGGGACCCATGCATTTCCTAACTCCTCAAATCTTCGGTGACAAAGATCCACTAGAGAAAAACCTTACTACTGAATCTTGGtcagttttctttaataaaagtaTTTCCTTTCTATCTCAACTCCCTTATATATGTTAAGAGGTTACTGCCCCCCCTTCAGGCAAAAAGTAAGCAAGAGCATTTGAGTTCTTAAACAGGGGctttagctgttttttatttaaaaaaaatgttattttaagagCAGGGGAATTGAGGCTGTGATACTTCTTAATGTCTTTCCACTGATAATTATTAGGTCAGGCCAACAAGGGCCACAGCAGATTCATTCTGAATAGATGGTAAAGAAGATAAAagtcactattttttttttttttaaggatacCCCTTTAGATGTAAGATAAAAAGAACACTGCTAACTCCTAGAATGATGAGTCTATTGATGTGTTTACCAG
The window above is part of the Xiphophorus couchianus chromosome 14, X_couchianus-1.0, whole genome shotgun sequence genome. Proteins encoded here:
- the LOC114158017 gene encoding endonuclease domain-containing 1 protein-like, whose protein sequence is MAFWLQMGFLMASLTSSVVRGRVENELSPECREFLFMRTPPKGLELPSIKYICQFHNKKPRYVTLYSTEDHIPIYSAYTFKHSDGETCVDVPWMYEPQLSTSFDTDEMQPFPRGYMHMNFEDAQAILDDYTNAIHYERGTLNPDEHQNELDDKASTYTLTNVVPLVPDFNDRIWNKQEHIVRKRLNNYCRGKAYIVTGITKSGKMIRRENMNRIAVPNYLWSAYCCVDYDHNTPYTERYKFPSFAHYALNEDENNEIVETSVPKLQEFLKKTFANQNFQIFEGDCNPQSSMKSD
- the ufsp1 gene encoding ufm1-specific protease 1; the protein is MWPPSYFSCTQQEVFHPNPEVKLFGPVSVFICLSFDYIFFIFDSETISMASNENIDWGACEKEEICQKIETLLKNVHTELPDPLTDPAKCSLVKGDYLYFHYGCDGQDDRGWGCGYRTIQTMASWIYLNRSPVQNQNRIAPSLPQIQQALVTMGDKPGSFSGSREWIGTFEASLVLDYFCDVPCKVVHVRGGGAELEQVAAEELHQHFEKHGSPVMMGGDRDNSSKGILGVCTGDKGSYLLVVDPHYYGRQLEKTELQKRGWVAWKRVSSLDQSSFYNLCLPQTATKEI
- the pop7 gene encoding ribonuclease P protein subunit p20 — protein: MTEPRNPGMSSVPQSNPSHTESSSQAVEMDPVEYTLRKRLPRKLPKRRNDVYVNMKTDFRAQLARCQKLLDGGGHREICVHGLGLAINRAINIALQLQASSQGALQLAANTSTVELIDDLEPEDPDEAGEPMTRTRNNSAIHIKVFYPDPQ
- the LOC114158016 gene encoding endonuclease domain-containing 1 protein-like, which translates into the protein MRATSANRAVSLTAVVMVLTSVVLQGVQAGVVSDFSHAERCKDSLYMGTPPRGYLSNAFKKICQRYEDKPRYATVYDPRRHIPIFSAYTFKKSDGEKKVDFPWMFEPQLASEKSSSNMEPFPQSTSMHMNFEDTQAVLEDYADVVQYERGQLNPDEHQADPLDKASTYSLTNVVPQIREFNLGPWAEHQDIIRKRLNNYCRGKAYVITGVTTSGHTIRRNNMDRVAVPEYMWSAYCCTEFDQNAPYFVRYKFPVFGAYGLNDRVNNQMVEVPLKNLEKFLKGRMDVDKNFQIFYNDCVPDN